A stretch of Prunus dulcis chromosome 6, ALMONDv2, whole genome shotgun sequence DNA encodes these proteins:
- the LOC117631485 gene encoding SNW/SKI-interacting protein A, with product MTMAALKELLPPAQSTTTTYYDHSNDPWFKQRFSSAEEEKSSVIKPNPVPPYLKRQGFVPRKVEDFGDGGAFPEIHIAQYPLGMGRDKSTKLGTKILPVTVDAHGNIAYDAIVKQNENSKKIVYSQHKDIVPKILKNEEEEEDDDEEEELQKEIEETTAETKAALEKIVNVRLSAAQPKNVPKQSSDSKFIKYKPSQKSVAFNSGAKERIIRMVEMPVDPLEPPKFKHKRVPRASGSPPVPVMHSPPRPVTVKDQQDWKIPPCISNWKNPKGYTIPLDKRLAADGRGLQDVQINDNFAKLSESLYVAEQKAREAVAMRSKVQKEMIMKEKEKKEQELRALAQKARSERTGAAPPASVPMPSDKTTMDTDMRGDYERPREKETDYPKETREEREERLQREKIREERRRERERERRLEAKDAAMGKKSKITRDRDRDISEKVALGMASAGAGRGGEVMYDQRLFNQEKGMDSGFATDDQYNVYDRGLFTAQPTLSTLYRPKKDADADMYGGADEQMDKIMKTDRFKPDKGFGGAAERSGPRDRPVEFEKDVEEADPFGLDQFLTEVKKGKKAMEKVGTGGTMRASAGSSMRDGHEGGGSSRTRIGFERGR from the coding sequence ATGACCATGGCAGCTCTAAAGGAGCTTCTGCCGCCTGCACAATCAACCACAACAACTTACTATGACCACTCAAATGATCCGTGGTTCAAGCAGCGGTTCAGTTCAGCTGAGGAAGAAAAATCTTCTGTCATTAAGCCTAATCCTGTACCTCCTTACTTGAAGCGTCAAGGCTTTGTACCTAGGAAGGTAGAGGATTTTGGGGATGGGGGTGCTTTCCCTGAGATTCACATAGCTCAGTACCCTCTTGGCATGGGCAGGGACAAGTCCACAAAACTTGGAACGAAGATACTTCCAGTCACTGTTGATGCACATGGAAACATTGCGTATGATGCTATTGTTAAGCAGAATGAGAATTCAAAAAAGATTGTCTACTCTCAACATAAGGATATTGTGcctaaaattttgaaaaatgaggaagaggaagaggatgatgatgaagaggaggagCTGCAGAAAGAGATTGAAGAAACGACAGCTGAAACAAAGGCTGCACTTGAGAAGATTGTGAATGTGAGATTGAGCGCTGCGCAGCCAAAAAATGTACCCAAACAGTCGTCAGACTCGAAATTTATCAAGTATAAGCCATCACAGAAATCAGTGGCATTTAATTCTGGTGCCAAGGAGAGGATTATCAGGATGGTGGAGATGCCTGTGGATCCACTTGAGCCTCCTAAGTTCAAGCATAAGCGTGTTCCTAGGGCTTCTGGGTCCCCACCAGTGCCAGTCATGCATTCCCCTCCTCGTCCAGTGACCGTAAAAGACCAGCAGGATTGGAAGATTCCACCTTGCATTTCTAACTGGAAGAACCCGAAAGGGTACACCATCCCATTGGACAAACGTCTAGCAGCTGATGGGAGAGGCCTTCAAGATGTTCAGATTAATGATAATTTTGCAAAGCTTTCCGAGTCTTTGTATGTAGCAGAGCAGAAGGCTAGAGAAGCAGTTGCAATGAGATCTAAAGTTCAGAAGGAAATGATAATgaaggagaaggaaaagaaagagcaGGAACTGCGGGCATTAGCTCAAAAAGCTCGTTCTGAGAGGACAGGTGCAGCACCTCCTGCTTCTGTCCCTATGCCTTCTGATAAAACAACAATGGATACTGATATGAGAGGGGATTATGAGCGTCCAAGGGAAAAGGAGACGGATTACCCAAAGGAGACAAGggaggaaagagaagagaggttGCAGCGTGAAAAGATTCGGGAGGAGCGACGCCGAGAAAGGGAAAGGGAGAGAAGGTTGGAGGCCAAAGATGCAGCGATGGGAAAGAAGAGTAAAATTACTAGAGACAGAGATCGTGATATTAGTGAGAAAGTTGCCCTTGGCATGGCTTCTGCAGGAGCAGGAAGAGGGGGAGAGGTCATGTATGACCAGAGGCTGTTCAACCAGGAGAAAGGAATGGACTCTGGTTTTGCCACTGATGACCAGTACAATGTCTATGACAGAGGCTTGTTTACTGCTCAGCCTACACTCTCAACCCTGTACAGGCCGAAGAAGGATGCTGATGCTGATATGTATGGAGGTGCTGATGAGCAGATGGATAAGATTATGAAGACTGATCGCTTCAAACCGGACAAAGGATTTGGGGGAGCTGCTGAGAGGAGCGGTCCAAGAGATAGGCCGGTTGAGTTTGAGAAGGATGTTGAAGAAGCCGATCCATTTGGTCTGGACCAGTTCTTGACAGAGGTGAAGAAGGGTAAGAAAGCCATGGAAAAAGTTGGTACAGGAGGAACAATGAGAGCGAGTGCTGGGTCTTCAATGCGAGATGGCCATGAAGGCGGGGGCTCCAGCAGAACTCGTATTGGGTTTGAAAGGGGTCGCTAA
- the LOC117631824 gene encoding linamarin synthase 2-like, protein MGSTRLGSKKLHAVFVPYPAQGHVSPMMRLAKLLHSRDFHITFVNTEFNHMRLVRSKGPDSIKGLPDFRFETIPDGLPPSDKDATQDIPALCDSTRKTCLGPFKELVIKLNNSSSETPPVTCVVTDGLMGFGSKAARELGIPEVQFWTASACGFMAYLQYGELVKRGIVPFKDENFMHDGTLDTPIDWIPGMKNVRLKDIPTFIRVTDVKDMMFDFMRSETQNCLNSSAIIFNTFEEFEHEVLEVLSTISPKIYTIGPLKLLGRHFPESKLTNSLASSLWKEDTKCLEWLDKKKPNSVVYVNYGSITMMTAEHLKEFAWGLANSRHPFLWIVRPDVVKGDFVILSDEFFEVIKDRGYITNWCPQDQVLAHPSVGAFLTHAGWNSIIETVSEGVPVICWPFFSEQQTNCRYACTDWEIGMEVSPDVKRDEIEALVKEMLDGEKGMKMREKAKQWKKKAVEATDVGGSSYNNFDRLIKDLQYGW, encoded by the exons ATGGGCTCAACAAGACTGGGATCCAAGAAACTCCATGCAGTTTTTGTCCCTTACCCTGCACAAGGCCATGTTAGTCCCATGATGCGATTAGCCAAGCTTCTACACTCAAGGGACTTCCACATTACCTTTGTCAATACTGAGTTCAACCACATGCGCTTAGTCCGGTCTAAAGGACCGGACTCCATCAAGGGCCTACCCGACTTCCGGTTTGAGACCATACCGGACGGGCTGCCTCCTTCGGACAAAGATGCAACCCAAGATATTCCAGCTTTATGTGACTCCACTAGGAAAACCTGCCTAGGTCCCTTTAAGGAGCTGgtaattaaacttaataactCATCTTCTGAAACTCCACCAGTTACTTGCGTTGTTACAGATGGTCTCATGGGCTTTGGGAGCAAAGCTGCTAGGGAGTTAGGCATTCCAGAGGTTCAATTTTGGACAGCCTCTGCTTGTGGCTTCATGGCGTACTTGCAGTATGGTGAACTTGTCAAACGAGGGATTGTTCCATTCAAAG ATGAAAATTTTATGCACGACGGTACGCTGGATACACCAATTGATTGGATCCCAGGCATGAAGAATGTTCGTCTCAAGGACATCCCTACCTTCATTAGAGTGACTGATGTCAAAGACATGATGTTTGATTTCATGAGATCCGAAACACAAAACTGTCTGAACTCTTCTGCAATCATCTTCAACACATTTGAAGAATTTGAACATGAAGTGTTAGAGGTATTATCAAccatctcccctaaaatttaCACCATAGGCCCCCTTAAGTTGCTTGGCCGCCATTTTCCTGAAAGCAAATTGACAAATTCACTTGCCTCAAGTTTATGGAAAGAAGACACAAAATGCCTAGAATGGCTTGacaaaaagaaacccaattcaGTGGTGTATGTTAATTATGGCAGCATAACTATGATGACAGCCGAACATCTGAAAGAATTTGCATGGGGGCTTGCAAATAGCAGGCACCCATTTTTGTGGATTGTTAGGCCTGATGTGGTGAAGGGTGACTTCGTAATTTTATCCGATGAATTTTTTGAGGTGATCAAGGATAGGGGTTATATAACCAATTGGTGTCCACAGGACCAAGTGCTCGCTCATCCATCTGTTGGGGCTTTTTTAACACACGCTGGCTGGAATTCTATCATCGAAACTGTATCTGAAGGTGTGCCAGTGATTTGCTGGCCTTTCTTTTCTGAGCAGCAAACGAATTGTCGATACGCATGCACTGATTGGGAGATTGGAATGGAGGTGAGCCCCGATGTGAAGCGCGATGAAATTGAAGCACTTGTTAAGGAAATGCTGGACGGGGAAAAGGGGATGAAGATGAGGGAAAAGGCTAAGCAGTGGAAGAAAAAAGCTGTAGAAGCGACTGATGTTGGAGGATCATCGTACAATAATTTTGACAGATTGATTAAGGATCTTCAATATGGATGGTGA
- the LOC117631543 gene encoding haloacid dehalogenase-like hydrolase domain-containing protein At4g39970: MACTIPLSPSSSSSSFLLSHTTIFRFRSPRHLSTSSSRRRLSVSVSASSSSSLQALIFDCDGVILESEHLHRQAYNEAFAHFNVRCSSSASQPLNWDLHFYDQLQNQIGGGKPKMRWYFKEHGWPSSTIFEKPPEDDEGRAKIIDTLQDWKTERYKEIIKSGTVEPRPGVLRLMDEAKAAGKKLAVCSAATKSSVILCLENLIGIERFQGLDCFLAGDDVKQKKPDPSIYLTASKKLGIPEKDCLVVEDSVIGLQAATKAGMSCVITYTSSTADQDFKDAIAIYPDLSNIRLKDLELLLQNAVIAN; encoded by the exons ATGGCATGCACGatacctctctctccttcctcctcctcttcttcttttctactCTCCCACACAACCATTTTCCGTTTCAGAAGCCCCAGACATCTTTCGACCTCCTCCTCACGAAGACGACTCTCAGTCTCAGTCTCTgcttcgtcttcttcttctctccaagCTCTGATTTTCGACTGCGACGGGGTAATCCTCGAGTCTGAGCACTTGCACCGCCAAGCTTACAACGAGGCCTTCGCGCACTTCAATGTTCGTTGCTCTTCCTCTGCCTCTCAGCCCCTCAATTGGGACCTCCACTTCTACGATCAGCTCCAGAACCAAATCGGCGGTGGAAAACCCAAAATGCGATg GTACTTTAAGGAGCATGGGTGGCCGTCATCCACGATCTTCGAGAAGCCTCCGGAAGATGATGAGGGCCGGGCCAAGATCATCGATACTCTTCAG GATTGGAAAACTGAAAGGTACAAAGAAATTATCAAATCCGGAACT GTGGAACCGAGACCAGGAGTTTTAAGATTAATGGACGAGGCTAAGGCTGCT GGGAAAAAGCTTGCTGTTTGCTCTGCAGCAACTAAAAGTTCAGTAATATTATGTCTTGAAAACCTTATAGGAATT GAGCGCTTTCAAGGTCTTGATTGCTTCCTTGCTG GTGATGATGTAAAGCAAAAGAAGCCTGATCCTTCAATTTATCTTACAGCTTCCAAG AAACTCGGTATCCCAGAGAAAGATTGTTTGGTTGTGGAGGACAGTGTTATTGGGCTACAG GCAGCAACAAAAGCTGGGATGTCATGTGTGATTACCTACACATCTTCAACAGCTGACCAG gattttaaaGATGCAATAGCAATCTATCCTGACTTAAGCAATATAAG ACTGAAAGACTTGGAATTATTACTTCAAAATGCTGTCATTGCCAATTAA
- the LOC117632000 gene encoding EPIDERMAL PATTERNING FACTOR-like protein 1 — translation MCIFTTMNNPLNLLFKATRAIMLLHFLLLSPASCFSTHSLRDLLFEEKTRLGSTPPSCHNKCNQCHPCMAVQVPTIPSHDRVEPDMTRSFPMMFFDPSHPGTNNKYSNYKPLGWKCHCGDHFFNP, via the exons ATGTGCATTTTCACCACCATGAATAATCCACTTAATCTTCTCTTCAAAGCCACCAGAGCCATTATGCTTctgcattttcttcttctctctccagCCTCTTGTTTTAGCACTCATTCTCTCCGG GACCTTTTATTTGAGGAGAAAACCAGGCTGGGATCCACGCCGCCCAGCTGCCACAACAAGTGCAACCAGTGCCATCCATGCATGGCGGTCCAGGTGCCTACAATACCCAGCCACGATCGGGTCGAACCGGACATGACCCGATCCTTCCCAATGATGTTCTTCGACCCATCTCATCCGGGTACCAACAACAAGTACTCCAATTACAAGCCTCTGGGTTGGAAATGCCACTGTGGTGATCACTTCTTCAACCCTTGA